In a genomic window of Sphingomonas koreensis:
- a CDS encoding peptidylprolyl isomerase: protein MTMTLKVGHFCRSAALILGIAGSAAIAAQTAGDTPPSSAANLDLPKELQLFSKPDPNVRKPTALVNGYVITRTDVDQRFALFVALNQLKLTAEEQDRLRLQVLRLLTDETIQIQEAKSNDITIPQDQIDRSFASIANRYQRTPDQMRAWLREIGSSERSFKRQIEGEIAWQRVIQRKIGSLINVGDEEVKSIIERLEQAKGTDEFQLREIYISATPERQGEVFQAMQQMIQQMQQGRPFEYFAQFSEATTRSVGGDLGWVRSGMLPAQLGQAAQQMQVGQVAGPIEVPGGFSILYLVDKRQVLTSDPRDARLSLRQLTVKFPAGTTQAQAQTKASEFATVLKSTAGCGAVGKAAETLGAEVVDNDSVRARDLPPQLQDIILKLQIGESTPPFGSPEEGVRALVLCGRDDPKTAALPNPDQIREQIEETRTNLRAQRYLRDLRRDAIIDYR from the coding sequence ATGACGATGACTCTTAAGGTCGGACATTTCTGCCGCTCGGCAGCGCTGATTCTTGGTATTGCCGGCAGCGCCGCGATCGCTGCGCAGACCGCGGGCGATACGCCGCCGTCCAGCGCGGCCAATCTCGATCTGCCCAAGGAGCTTCAGCTCTTCAGCAAGCCCGATCCCAATGTCCGCAAGCCGACGGCATTGGTGAACGGCTATGTCATCACCCGCACCGATGTCGACCAGCGTTTCGCGCTGTTCGTCGCGCTCAACCAGCTCAAGCTGACCGCGGAGGAGCAGGACCGGCTGCGCCTTCAGGTGCTTCGCCTGCTGACGGACGAGACGATCCAGATCCAGGAAGCCAAGTCGAACGACATCACGATCCCGCAGGATCAGATCGACCGCAGCTTCGCCTCGATCGCCAACCGCTACCAGCGCACCCCCGATCAGATGCGCGCATGGCTGCGCGAAATCGGCTCGTCCGAACGCTCCTTCAAGCGCCAGATCGAAGGCGAAATAGCCTGGCAACGCGTCATCCAGCGCAAAATCGGCTCCCTAATCAATGTCGGCGACGAAGAGGTGAAGTCGATCATCGAGCGGCTTGAGCAGGCTAAGGGAACGGATGAGTTCCAGCTTCGCGAGATCTACATCTCCGCCACGCCCGAACGGCAGGGCGAAGTGTTCCAGGCGATGCAGCAGATGATCCAGCAGATGCAGCAAGGCCGTCCGTTCGAATATTTCGCACAGTTCTCGGAAGCGACCACCCGTTCGGTCGGCGGCGACCTTGGCTGGGTGCGTTCCGGTATGCTTCCGGCGCAGCTTGGCCAGGCGGCGCAGCAGATGCAGGTCGGCCAGGTCGCGGGCCCGATCGAGGTTCCGGGCGGCTTCTCGATCCTCTATCTCGTCGACAAGCGTCAGGTCCTGACCAGCGATCCGCGCGACGCCAGGCTCAGCCTGCGCCAGCTCACCGTGAAGTTCCCAGCAGGCACTACCCAGGCCCAGGCGCAGACCAAGGCATCGGAATTCGCGACCGTCCTCAAATCGACGGCCGGTTGCGGCGCAGTGGGCAAGGCCGCAGAAACGCTGGGCGCCGAGGTCGTGGACAATGATTCGGTACGTGCACGCGACCTGCCACCGCAGCTGCAGGACATCATCCTGAAGCTCCAGATCGGCGAGTCGACGCCTCCCTTCGGATCACCCGAAGAAGGCGTGCGCGCGCTGGTCCTTTGCGGG